In a single window of the Sorangium aterium genome:
- a CDS encoding peroxiredoxin — protein MVNAGDRAPDFSLESDSGKTVGLTDFPGKTVVLYFYPKDDTPGCTREAQAFSAALRAFAEAGAVVLGVSRDSVERHRKFRDKYDLGVTLLSDPDLAAHNAYGVYGEKSMYGKKVMGTIRSTFIIGPDRAVKHAFSGVKVDGHADEVLALVRGGGRGEAPPAPLAGATAKSAAKAPAKGAAKAPAKSAAKAPAKSAAKAPAKGAAKTPAKTR, from the coding sequence ATGGTGAATGCAGGCGATCGTGCCCCCGATTTCTCTCTCGAAAGCGACAGCGGTAAGACGGTGGGCCTCACGGATTTCCCGGGCAAGACGGTCGTCCTCTACTTCTATCCAAAGGACGACACCCCCGGCTGCACGCGGGAGGCCCAGGCCTTCTCCGCGGCCCTGCGCGCCTTCGCCGAGGCCGGCGCCGTCGTGCTCGGCGTCTCCCGCGACTCCGTCGAACGCCACCGGAAGTTCAGGGACAAATACGATCTCGGGGTGACGCTCCTCAGCGATCCGGATCTCGCCGCGCACAACGCCTACGGCGTCTACGGCGAGAAGTCGATGTACGGCAAGAAGGTGATGGGCACGATCCGGAGCACCTTCATCATCGGCCCCGACCGCGCGGTGAAGCACGCCTTCAGCGGCGTGAAGGTCGACGGACACGCGGACGAGGTGCTCGCGCTCGTGCGCGGAGGCGGCAGAGGCGAGGCGCCGCCCGCGCCTTTGGCAGGGGCGACCGCGAAGAGCGCGGCCAAGGCGCCTGCGAAGGGCGCGGCCAAGGCGCCTGCGAAGAGCGCGGCCAAGGCGCCTGCGAAGAGCGCGGCCAAAGCGCCTGCGAAGGGCGCGGCCAAGACGCCTGCGAAGACTCGATAA
- a CDS encoding class II glutamine amidotransferase yields MPNLLAMSFEGELAPCFDLTCLRPGRKLPDGWGIGYYPGGEPSASVLKEPAPPQGSIRSELVKAWEHLESSLLVLHIRTATWGSVNDANTQPFSRSWGGRDWLFAHSGSLVDRIEVDPKSLFQPVGSTDTELILCELMRWMASEGLRSIGDVDPAVLRDWFDEMNEHGPLTSVLADGRDLVVYADRDREGDAFLWEVLPPYERLAFGDDDLEVDLTRRGVKSRKGVIVSSEELKVHAGGRAAAWKRVPPGHLVVLRQGALRATASPRTDRRKPSSSTPPLSSRPVRRPVHAAIRRFQVVHRTSYHYATAVERSTHLLRLTPAHDRMQTVLHNEIDVSVEGQHREYDDVFGNRARRVLLDTPFNDLVIESRSRVELLDTDPLSFRPLRARSTIPLVWMPWQRQILQPFLLPPELPESELAELSEYAMTFVERNGYDLLDTLLDLNASIFEEYEYKQGSTNLFTTAFDVYANRRGVCQDFTNLFICLTRLLGVPSRYVCGYIYTGPKHENQRQSEASHAWVQVYLPEIGWKGFDPTNGILTQTDHIRVAVGRNYVDATPTSGTIYVGGGAERLAVDVRVEPID; encoded by the coding sequence ATGCCGAATCTCCTCGCGATGTCGTTCGAGGGCGAGCTCGCCCCATGCTTCGATCTCACCTGCCTGCGCCCCGGGCGCAAACTGCCTGACGGCTGGGGCATCGGTTACTACCCCGGCGGGGAGCCGAGCGCCTCGGTGCTCAAGGAGCCGGCGCCGCCGCAGGGGAGCATCCGCAGCGAGCTCGTGAAGGCGTGGGAGCACCTCGAGTCGTCGCTGCTCGTGCTGCACATCCGCACGGCGACGTGGGGCAGCGTCAACGACGCCAACACGCAGCCGTTCAGCCGGAGCTGGGGCGGGCGTGACTGGCTGTTCGCGCACAGCGGCAGCCTTGTCGACCGGATCGAGGTCGATCCGAAGTCGCTCTTCCAGCCGGTCGGCTCGACGGACACGGAGCTCATCCTGTGCGAGCTCATGCGCTGGATGGCGTCCGAGGGCCTCCGGAGCATCGGCGACGTCGATCCGGCGGTGCTGCGCGACTGGTTCGACGAGATGAACGAGCACGGCCCCCTGACGTCGGTCCTGGCCGACGGCCGCGATCTGGTGGTCTACGCCGATCGCGATCGCGAGGGGGACGCCTTCCTGTGGGAGGTGCTGCCGCCGTACGAGCGCCTCGCGTTCGGGGACGACGATCTGGAGGTCGACCTGACGCGCCGGGGGGTCAAGAGCCGCAAGGGCGTCATCGTCTCGTCGGAGGAGCTCAAGGTCCACGCGGGCGGGCGGGCGGCGGCCTGGAAGCGCGTGCCCCCGGGGCACCTCGTGGTGCTGCGGCAGGGGGCGCTCCGGGCCACGGCGTCGCCGCGCACCGACCGGCGCAAGCCGTCGTCGTCCACGCCGCCGCTCTCGTCGCGCCCGGTCCGGCGGCCCGTGCACGCGGCGATCCGCCGCTTCCAGGTGGTGCACCGCACGTCGTACCACTATGCGACCGCGGTGGAGCGCAGCACGCACCTCCTGCGGCTGACGCCGGCGCACGACCGGATGCAAACCGTGCTGCACAACGAGATCGACGTGTCGGTCGAGGGCCAGCATCGCGAGTACGACGACGTCTTCGGCAACCGCGCGCGGCGGGTGCTGCTCGACACGCCGTTCAACGATCTCGTCATCGAGTCGAGGTCGCGGGTGGAGCTGCTCGACACCGATCCGCTGAGCTTCCGCCCGCTGCGCGCCCGGTCGACGATCCCGCTCGTGTGGATGCCGTGGCAGCGCCAGATCCTGCAGCCGTTCCTCCTGCCGCCGGAGCTGCCCGAGAGCGAGCTCGCGGAGCTCAGCGAGTACGCGATGACCTTCGTCGAGCGGAACGGCTACGATCTGCTCGACACGCTGCTCGACCTGAACGCGTCGATCTTCGAGGAGTACGAGTACAAGCAGGGGTCGACGAACCTGTTCACGACGGCGTTCGACGTGTACGCGAACCGCCGCGGCGTGTGCCAGGACTTCACGAACCTGTTCATCTGCCTGACGCGGCTGCTCGGCGTGCCGTCGCGCTACGTGTGCGGGTACATCTACACGGGGCCGAAGCACGAGAACCAGCGGCAGAGCGAGGCGTCGCACGCCTGGGTCCAGGTGTACCTGCCGGAGATCGGGTGGAAGGGCTTCGACCCGACGAACGGGATCCTGACGCAGACCGATCACATCCGCGTCGCGGTCGGCCGCAACTACGTGGACGCGACGCCGACCTCGGGCACGATCTACGTGGGCGGAGGGGCGGAGCGCCTCGCGGTCGACGTGCGGGTCGAGCCGATCGACTGA
- a CDS encoding glucan endo-1,3-beta-D-glucosidase: MLRTFALLSCLSAIAACGDDEPPPKVTEGDGGGGSGGGGSGGTGGTGGVPPETWDLDRSKPLSDVAPEFTEAEHPLAPGAVLADLKAPLPTNATWMNFALGDGDQRINAAPYDLKAVRQALSISRPAVVVDSKAVTSADLTQLALSARQAFSGHTVKSTDLLSVTVEWAAPGGTMTAPIVYGMPYVTATYDGLAPSVRAGDGVAITEVNGESTSPTTVTGDRFEISLNNGQTWVLYAFPEISLEWDALSMTADEPYEGSLRLALVPGPNAAAELDDHAAVIPVGGDIEASVTEDEATVRFVWKTEGEGDLLTMALPHHLDHLNMFKPADVSYPTVIGQMKGMSGASWELKYPLSTIGWDAPRRVSDEWGDAVVTALEEDKGFTPDDAVAGTDPYFGGKQLAKLARLAQIAEVVGKADLAEELRARLKSRLNPWLNGQNANPLVYDTTWGGLVTTNGLTDQAADFGQGYYNDHHFHYGYFLYAAAVLAKSDEAWREEYGDKALWLVRDIANPSAKDKFFTPFRNMDWFRGHSWASGLFPFADGRNQESTSEAVNAWYSMQLLGEALENKDVENLGRVLLALETASAQTYWQVTADSTVYPEPFKNNGAVGVLWSTKADFGTWFGANPEYVYGIQLLPITPISESLISKDWIQDAWPTISETTAAAEDPWKAFLIAAHATVDKEAAWEDAQALTTLDDGLSRTALLYWIATRP; this comes from the coding sequence ATGCTACGGACTTTTGCTTTGCTGAGCTGCCTCTCCGCGATCGCCGCGTGCGGCGACGACGAGCCGCCGCCCAAGGTGACCGAGGGGGACGGAGGCGGAGGCAGCGGGGGAGGGGGCAGCGGCGGCACCGGCGGCACCGGCGGCGTGCCGCCCGAGACGTGGGATCTCGACCGCAGCAAGCCGCTGTCGGACGTCGCTCCGGAGTTCACGGAGGCGGAGCACCCGCTCGCGCCGGGCGCCGTGCTGGCCGATCTCAAGGCCCCGCTCCCCACGAACGCCACCTGGATGAACTTCGCTCTCGGTGATGGCGATCAGCGGATCAACGCCGCGCCGTACGACCTCAAGGCGGTCCGACAGGCGCTGTCGATCTCCCGGCCCGCCGTCGTGGTGGACAGCAAGGCCGTCACCTCGGCGGACTTGACGCAGCTCGCGCTCAGCGCGCGCCAGGCCTTCTCCGGCCACACCGTCAAGTCGACCGATCTCCTCTCGGTCACCGTGGAGTGGGCGGCGCCGGGCGGCACGATGACGGCGCCCATCGTGTACGGGATGCCGTACGTGACGGCCACCTACGACGGGCTCGCCCCCTCCGTCCGCGCCGGCGACGGCGTGGCGATCACCGAGGTGAACGGCGAATCGACGAGCCCCACCACGGTCACGGGCGACCGATTCGAGATCTCGCTCAACAACGGCCAGACGTGGGTGCTCTATGCATTCCCCGAGATCAGCCTCGAGTGGGACGCCCTCTCCATGACGGCGGACGAGCCGTACGAGGGCTCGCTCCGCCTCGCGCTCGTCCCCGGGCCGAACGCCGCGGCCGAGCTCGACGACCACGCCGCTGTCATCCCGGTCGGCGGCGACATCGAGGCCTCGGTCACCGAGGACGAGGCCACGGTGCGCTTCGTCTGGAAGACCGAGGGGGAGGGCGATCTCCTGACCATGGCGCTGCCGCACCATCTGGATCACCTCAACATGTTCAAGCCGGCGGACGTCTCGTACCCGACCGTGATCGGCCAGATGAAGGGTATGTCCGGCGCGAGCTGGGAGCTCAAGTACCCGCTCAGCACGATCGGCTGGGACGCGCCGCGCCGCGTCTCGGACGAGTGGGGCGATGCCGTCGTCACGGCCCTCGAGGAGGACAAGGGCTTCACGCCCGACGATGCGGTCGCCGGGACAGACCCCTATTTCGGCGGCAAGCAGCTCGCGAAGCTCGCGCGCCTCGCGCAGATCGCCGAGGTGGTCGGCAAGGCGGATCTCGCAGAGGAGCTCAGGGCGCGGCTCAAGTCGCGCCTCAACCCGTGGCTCAACGGCCAGAACGCCAACCCCCTCGTCTACGACACGACCTGGGGCGGCCTCGTGACGACCAATGGCCTGACGGACCAGGCCGCCGACTTCGGCCAGGGGTATTACAACGATCACCACTTCCACTACGGCTACTTCCTCTACGCGGCGGCCGTGCTCGCGAAGAGCGATGAGGCGTGGCGCGAGGAGTACGGGGACAAGGCGCTCTGGCTCGTCCGGGACATCGCGAACCCGAGCGCCAAGGACAAGTTCTTCACGCCGTTCCGCAACATGGATTGGTTCAGGGGCCACTCGTGGGCGTCAGGGCTGTTCCCGTTCGCGGACGGCCGCAACCAGGAGTCGACCTCCGAGGCCGTCAACGCCTGGTACAGCATGCAGCTGCTCGGCGAGGCGCTCGAGAACAAGGACGTGGAGAACCTCGGTCGGGTGCTCCTCGCCCTGGAGACGGCCTCGGCGCAGACGTACTGGCAGGTGACCGCGGACAGCACGGTTTACCCCGAGCCGTTCAAGAACAACGGCGCTGTCGGCGTGCTCTGGTCCACGAAGGCCGACTTCGGGACGTGGTTCGGCGCCAACCCCGAGTACGTCTATGGGATCCAGCTGCTCCCGATCACGCCGATCTCGGAGTCGCTCATCTCCAAGGACTGGATCCAGGACGCGTGGCCCACGATTTCGGAGACCACGGCAGCCGCGGAGGACCCCTGGAAAGCGTTCCTGATCGCGGCGCACGCGACCGTCGACAAGGAGGCGGCCTGGGAGGACGCGCAGGCGCTCACCACGCTCGACGACGGCCTCAGCCGGACCGCGCTCCTCTACTGGATCGCCACGCGGCCCTGA
- a CDS encoding alpha-E domain-containing protein, with protein sequence MISRVADHCFWFGRYLERTENMARILAVTQNLALDAEIPTQQCWLPVIIVAGQKAHFGAEHGEEAAADGELVQRYMSFDEDNPTSLRSSISAARWNARSIREVVSLEVWETVNELHLWVNSEEAREEFRSSRYAFYRRVRQLTQLCLGLTQSTMLNDTPLDFIWLGVLLERVGQTARTLDVHHHALTNLPPPPPSEMSAQAQGALRRQHRVVETALWLSLLRACSGFEPFMKLNQGQVSEQAVAQFLLYEPRFPRSIRHCVHAAFARLCEIRPPDSVALPGGESLERLQLLHQWVADRATEAFDPMAVHAALTHVVDETAMICDGIGRELLGYGPPDSNPTVTSQ encoded by the coding sequence GTGATCTCCCGCGTCGCCGATCACTGCTTCTGGTTCGGCCGCTACCTCGAGCGGACCGAGAACATGGCCCGCATCCTCGCCGTCACGCAGAACCTCGCGCTCGACGCCGAGATCCCGACGCAGCAGTGCTGGCTGCCGGTCATCATCGTGGCCGGGCAGAAGGCGCACTTCGGGGCCGAGCACGGCGAGGAGGCCGCGGCCGACGGCGAGCTCGTGCAACGCTACATGAGCTTCGACGAGGACAACCCGACGAGCCTCCGCAGCTCGATCTCGGCCGCGCGCTGGAACGCGCGGTCGATCCGGGAGGTCGTCAGCCTCGAGGTGTGGGAGACCGTCAACGAGCTCCACCTCTGGGTGAACAGCGAGGAGGCGCGGGAGGAGTTCAGGTCGAGCCGCTACGCCTTCTACCGGCGCGTACGCCAGCTCACACAGCTTTGCCTCGGGCTCACGCAGAGCACGATGCTCAACGACACGCCGCTCGATTTCATCTGGCTCGGCGTGCTGCTCGAGCGCGTCGGGCAGACCGCGCGCACGCTCGACGTGCATCACCACGCCCTGACCAACCTGCCGCCGCCGCCGCCGTCCGAGATGAGCGCCCAGGCGCAGGGCGCGCTGCGCAGGCAGCACCGGGTCGTGGAGACGGCGCTCTGGCTCTCGCTCCTCCGCGCCTGCTCGGGGTTCGAGCCGTTCATGAAGCTCAACCAGGGTCAGGTGAGCGAGCAGGCTGTCGCCCAGTTCCTCCTGTACGAGCCGCGCTTCCCGCGCTCGATCCGGCACTGCGTCCACGCGGCGTTCGCGCGCCTCTGCGAGATCCGGCCGCCGGACAGCGTGGCGCTCCCCGGCGGCGAGAGCCTCGAGCGGCTCCAGCTCCTGCACCAGTGGGTGGCCGACAGGGCCACCGAGGCGTTCGACCCGATGGCGGTCCACGCGGCGCTCACCCATGTGGTCGACGAAACGGCGATGATCTGCGACGGTATCGGTCGCGAGCTGCTCGGTTACGGGCCGCCCGACAGCAACCCCACGGTCACGAGCCAGTAG